One Vicia villosa cultivar HV-30 ecotype Madison, WI linkage group LG5, Vvil1.0, whole genome shotgun sequence genomic window, ATGTCTACACTCAATTACATCTGGAGCAGCGTCACCGGATTCACTCACCATAACCATCTGTTAGTTGCATCCATCAAAACAAATAGTTATTTAACTATCCAAATTATGAATTATGAGTAAATGAGTAATGTGAATAACCATGGATATCTGACCTGACTAATATCGGCGGTCTTAACCAAAGAGTTATCGTCGTAAGTCTTGTATGATTCAACAACAGAAGGAAGGTCAAGTAGATAAGCTGGGAAGTGGTCATCCCCAATAACAAACTCGCCGCTTCTTCCATCCTCGGTAAATTGCAAATCTAGCGACTTGTCCTCGGACGACGAAGAAGGATTGCTTTCGTTAAGAAGACGCTCTATCTGCTCCGCAACGTTAGGCGGAACTCTAAGTATGAATTGTTCCTCCATGACTACATCCAATAAGTTGTGTTATGAATAATAGAacaaattgaattgatttgaattaaggtaaaaaaaatcaacaatcgCAAACCGAATAACTGAAGGAAATACGGTGTTAACAACGTAACTTACCAGAATCAAAAATTGATCGAGGGGTTTTAAAGTAGAGATGATGAGAGACACTTTGATCGGTTTAATTTTGGAAGATGATGCCTGTTGCAGCGGGAATCGGAGCATGAAGGTGGCGCTAGGGTTCTCCGGTAGAGAGGATCTGAGAGGTTTGAGGGGGAAGAGAGAGAATAAGAAGAATAGTTTAGGGTTTGAAACTCTCCTAAAACgtgattttttaaataatgatGCATTCTTTTCATTTTCCCAAATAAAAAGTTGGA contains:
- the LOC131607679 gene encoding transcription initiation factor TFIID subunit 7-like; protein product: MEEQFILRVPPNVAEQIERLLNESNPSSSSEDKSLDLQFTEDGRSGEFVIGDDHFPAYLLDLPSVVESYKTYDDNSLVKTADISQMVMVSESGDAAPDVIECRHGLTPPMRDARKTLIFYSSSLPLFSSTFLDSILVFMVRL